In Virgibacillus siamensis, the genomic stretch TCTTGGCACATATGATGTTTATCGAGGTTCCAGGGATGCAGCTGTCCGGCAAGGGGCCCAGGCGCCGGTGAATGATCCGCTGCTGGTTGTTCCGTTAATGGCCGCCGTTACGAATCATCTTGGATTTGGGGTTACATCTTCGGTTACACATGAGCATCCTTATCTGTTTGCCCGCCGGATGACAACGTTAGACCATTTAACAAATGGACGTGTCGGCTGGAATATAGTTACATCTTATTTGAAAAGTGCAGCGGTCAACATGGGCAGGGCCGGTCAGATTAAACATGATGAACGGTACGATATTGCAGAAGAATATGTGGATGTTTGTTACAAACTGTGGGAGGCGAGCTGGGAAGCGGATGCGGTTCAGCTGGATAAAGGAAATGGCATCTATACGGATCCGGATAAGGTTCATGATATCAGGCATGAAGGAAAATATTATAAAGTCCCGGGTGCCCATTTATCTGAACCATCCAAACAGAGAACACCGGTGTTGTATCAGGCTGGTGCGTCACCAAAGGGAAGAGCATTTGCCTCAAAGCATGCTGAATTGGTGTTTATTGGTCCGCCAACTAAAAATGCTGCTAAAGAGACAGTTAGGCGTCTGCGGGAGGATATTGCAAAAACGAACCGATCGCAGGATGAGGTGAAAATTTTAACGATGCTGACACCAATTGTCGGAAAAACAGAAGCGGAAGCACAGCAAAAACTGGCTGACTATAAACAGTATGTCAGTCATGAAGGTGCGGCGGCTTTGTTCGGTGGATGGACGGGAATTGACCTTTCCGACTATGATGAGACACAGGTTATTGAATATATTGAAAATGATTCGATTCGTTCAGCTCTGGAAAGTTTTACAAGTATCGATCCGACGAAACAATGGACGGTTGGGGAGATAAAAGATTTTGTTGGGATTGGCGGGATGAGCGGATTTATCACCGGCTCACCAGAACAAATTGCTGATCAGCTTGAGGAATGGATAGATGAAACAGGAGTAGATGGATTTAATATTGCATACGCAATCACACCAGGGACCTTTAAAGATTTTGTTGAACTGGTGATTCCGATTTTACAGGATAGAGGATTGGTAAAACGTGATTACAACGGAACCTCACTCCGGGATAATTTGTTTGGAGCAGGTGATTCACTTCCCGAACACCATCCTGGCAAACAAACTACGAGCGTGTTGGTAAAATAGATACGTGTAAAAGCGATTAGATTCTACAGGGATTTAGTCGCTTTTTGTTGTTTCATAAAATGTTGGAAATGTGTAAACTTGAAAGGAAAGGGGGGTACCACATGAATTTACTCTTTATTCTGGCTGTCATCGTGACCATAATGGAATTGTTTGTAGCTTTTTTCTTAATAAAAAGGCAAAAGATGGCGATATGGCAATCATTGTATGTATCACTTCCGGTTATCGTTATTGTATGGGTGGTAGCAATTATGTATTCTTAGTAAACAAACACCCTCTTGCTATTTGGGTGTTTGTTTACCGTGGGTGAAGAAATGATATATTTTATATTGAATGAAAAATACAATTAGAGCCAACAGGCAAAGGGTGAAGTAGTAGATAAAACCGCTGCCCAATAAATCCAATGGCGTACTGGCTGTCGGTGTGTGTGACAGGTAAAGATAATTGGAGTCCAGTAATGGATTTACGATATAGCCGATTAAACAGGCATAAAGCAATATATATCCGTAGCTTTCCAGCATTGATTTGAATGTTATTTCCGTATAATTGGCAACGACTAAAAATAAGCCGATCCAGGAAATAAAAATATGATGGATGAAGAATTTCCAATAACGAAAGTGCGGGAAATCAAAAGGTAATTCAGGTGTAACAATTGCAAGGAAAGCGGGTATCAGTCCGAAGAAAAATGTGATACGAATTAACTTCTTATTATGATTCCAAAGGGCAATGGCCCCTGTAATCCCTGTTATTCCGCACAGATGCAGCGGCAGATGTTCCCTGGGATTCCACAAGCCATTAACCGCTGCCCAAATTTGATAGGTAATTTCGGAAAAGATAAGTATTCCAAACAGCGTCCAACGCAGAATATTATAGATGGTACGACTTTCCCGGATTTTAGTAAATGAGATGAAAAAAAGAATAAGTCCCAAAAAATAGATGATCAGCATCACAAGATGACTTGGTCCAAATGCAACAAATGGTTTTCCGTCCACCCCCACAAACCAATCAATCATTAAATCCCCCCCTACCACTTTATTATATGATGAAAGTTGCCGTGGAGAAACAGAAATTAAAAAAGAACCCAATTCCGGCAAAATATCGCAGAAAGGGTCTAAATAGATGTCATTTCAACCAGGCAATAATAAAAAAATAAAAAACCCCTTTACAAATATCATTTATCTGTATATAATGTAATTCGTCAGTTTCT encodes the following:
- a CDS encoding LLM class flavin-dependent oxidoreductase; protein product: MTKKRIFLNAFDMNCAGHQSPGLWTHPDDESHRYKDSSYWIELAKLLEKGRFDAVFIADVLGTYDVYRGSRDAAVRQGAQAPVNDPLLVVPLMAAVTNHLGFGVTSSVTHEHPYLFARRMTTLDHLTNGRVGWNIVTSYLKSAAVNMGRAGQIKHDERYDIAEEYVDVCYKLWEASWEADAVQLDKGNGIYTDPDKVHDIRHEGKYYKVPGAHLSEPSKQRTPVLYQAGASPKGRAFASKHAELVFIGPPTKNAAKETVRRLREDIAKTNRSQDEVKILTMLTPIVGKTEAEAQQKLADYKQYVSHEGAAALFGGWTGIDLSDYDETQVIEYIENDSIRSALESFTSIDPTKQWTVGEIKDFVGIGGMSGFITGSPEQIADQLEEWIDETGVDGFNIAYAITPGTFKDFVELVIPILQDRGLVKRDYNGTSLRDNLFGAGDSLPEHHPGKQTTSVLVK
- a CDS encoding YwaF family protein, which produces MIDWFVGVDGKPFVAFGPSHLVMLIIYFLGLILFFISFTKIRESRTIYNILRWTLFGILIFSEITYQIWAAVNGLWNPREHLPLHLCGITGITGAIALWNHNKKLIRITFFFGLIPAFLAIVTPELPFDFPHFRYWKFFIHHIFISWIGLFLVVANYTEITFKSMLESYGYILLYACLIGYIVNPLLDSNYLYLSHTPTASTPLDLLGSGFIYYFTLCLLALIVFFIQYKIYHFFTHGKQTPK